The following coding sequences are from one Leptospiraceae bacterium window:
- a CDS encoding methyltransferase has translation MNWEDFEITPSRNNFTYNGFKIFKEDFIEVLEFQSPGIAAVKTENGWFHIQSDGSIIYTKVYERVFGFYFNRAVVKEKDIYYHIGLDGLAAYEDRFFWCGNFQEKVCVVKDFNNKYFHIDLTGNRLYQETYLYTGDFKEGIACACGEEGRYTHIDKKGNLLHNKYFRLLDIYHKGFARAKDEEGWFHINRNGNSIYNTRFSLIEPFYNGLAFCITPEGKQAVVDEMGNVRLL, from the coding sequence ATGAATTGGGAAGATTTTGAAATTACCCCTAGTCGCAATAATTTTACTTACAATGGCTTTAAGATATTTAAAGAAGATTTTATCGAAGTCCTTGAGTTCCAATCACCTGGAATAGCTGCTGTGAAAACGGAGAATGGCTGGTTTCATATTCAGTCGGATGGTAGTATAATCTATACAAAAGTCTATGAAAGAGTATTTGGATTCTATTTCAATCGTGCGGTTGTAAAAGAAAAAGATATTTATTACCATATTGGCTTAGATGGATTAGCTGCATATGAAGATAGATTCTTTTGGTGTGGAAATTTTCAGGAGAAAGTTTGTGTAGTTAAGGACTTTAATAACAAATACTTTCACATCGATTTAACTGGCAATAGGCTTTATCAGGAAACATATCTCTATACAGGCGATTTCAAGGAGGGCATTGCATGTGCTTGTGGAGAGGAAGGAAGATATACTCATATTGATAAAAAAGGAAATCTACTTCACAATAAATATTTTAGACTACTCGATATTTACCACAAAGGATTTGCAAGGGCAAAAGATGAGGAAGGTTGGTTTCATATAAACAGAAACGGAAATTCAATTTATAATACTCGGTTTTCTTTAATAGAACCTTTCTACAATGGATTAGCATTTTGTATCACCCCAGAAGGTAAACAAGCAGTTGTTGATGAAATGGGAAATGTGAGATTACTTTGA